In Novosphingobium aureum, a single window of DNA contains:
- a CDS encoding DUF7146 domain-containing protein produces MATTPQSAARQIVRDLKGTWHGRYGKVCCPAHDDHHASLSITPGRKAVLFHCFAGCTQREVIGAIRTQRLNPPISVRNNAPDKPTNDLTSLCRHLWDHALPTHGTPAERYLAKRGLSHSTAGRYAPGAITYEAGRKLRLPALLLPMTQSGRLVALLRIFLETDGRKCECLDAAKRTLGDPRQSAVHLGAPADDTMNLAEGFEDAESTIVLNELSGCSAVCGVERYRDLYIPDHVRRVRVYSQHGVAARDGLVRAHPHLTANGRSLQIILPPPGGDWNDALLAKGRAKR; encoded by the coding sequence ATGGCAACCACCCCTCAATCCGCTGCTCGGCAGATCGTAAGGGACCTCAAAGGTACCTGGCACGGCCGCTATGGCAAGGTCTGCTGTCCAGCTCACGATGACCATCACGCTTCGCTTTCGATCACGCCAGGTCGCAAAGCCGTGCTGTTCCACTGTTTTGCGGGCTGCACACAACGCGAGGTAATCGGCGCGATACGGACTCAGCGGTTGAATCCGCCGATCTCGGTACGGAACAACGCGCCTGATAAACCAACAAACGATCTGACCTCGTTGTGCCGGCACCTGTGGGATCACGCACTTCCAACCCATGGCACGCCTGCCGAGCGTTATCTTGCAAAGCGTGGCCTTTCGCATTCGACGGCCGGCCGGTACGCGCCCGGCGCCATTACGTACGAGGCAGGACGCAAGCTCCGTTTACCCGCACTTTTGCTGCCCATGACCCAGAGCGGTCGGCTCGTAGCCTTATTGCGGATCTTCCTGGAAACCGATGGTCGCAAATGTGAGTGCCTTGATGCCGCCAAACGAACGTTGGGCGATCCGCGGCAAAGCGCGGTACATCTTGGAGCGCCAGCTGACGACACCATGAATCTGGCCGAAGGCTTCGAAGACGCAGAATCGACCATCGTCCTCAACGAACTTAGCGGCTGCTCGGCCGTATGCGGTGTCGAGCGCTATCGTGATCTGTACATACCAGACCATGTCCGCCGGGTCAGGGTTTACTCCCAACATGGCGTAGCCGCCCGAGATGGTCTCGTCCGCGCACACCCGCACCTCACGGCAAATGGTCGCAGCCTTCAGATCATATTGCCTCCCCCGGGAGGGGATTGGAACGACGCGCTTCTTGCCAAGGGCAGGGCGAAACGGTGA
- a CDS encoding single-stranded DNA-binding protein, producing the protein MPQNISEFRIIGRIGKIRPLEKVTYVSVASNYNRRDGDDWKTDTHWNSVVCLPKIAAQVENAEEGDLVHITGRTRENSHSGDVGIVYKTELIADSFSILARKMAEQDN; encoded by the coding sequence ATGCCCCAGAACATTTCAGAATTCCGGATTATCGGCCGTATTGGAAAAATCCGCCCTCTGGAGAAAGTTACCTATGTCAGCGTAGCGTCAAACTACAACCGGCGGGACGGGGACGACTGGAAGACTGATACCCATTGGAACAGCGTCGTGTGCTTGCCCAAGATCGCCGCCCAGGTCGAGAACGCCGAGGAAGGGGATCTCGTTCACATTACTGGGCGGACACGCGAGAACAGCCATTCAGGCGATGTTGGCATCGTCTACAAGACCGAGCTGATTGCGGATTCCTTCTCGATCCTGGCGCGCAAGATGGCTGAGCAGGACAACTAA